The sequence CTGGAAAGAATAAGGACGACTTGCAGAATGCAATATCCCTTTTACGCAAGCAAGAAGATGATCTTGACCTACCCCTGCAATTTGAGAATTATAGATAGTGATTTAGCAGATAGGCTTAGGACCTAGATATTTCAATAGAAAGTAGAAAAGAGTTCTTATGATTATAAACTTATTGGATTTAGTAGGAAAATTAATTTAAAAACTTTACCATCTCTAATGGATTAATATAAATAGAAAATTCATAAAGATAATTGCCACTCTAATAATAGCCCTGACTATTGGTAAGACGATTCTCTTCAGTACTTTAGAGATCATTTGATTGGTTGTTCCTGGTTCTGGACCTCTCAATTGTCAGTGAATTCTTTTATCCAAATGACAATTATCACAAGACGAGCAAGGAACTCATAAAATTTATACATATAAAAATTTCTATGACCACTCCATTTCGCAACATCACTCCATCTGGTCCAGGTGGAAACGCAGCTGTTCTGCTCATTCTCTCTTTCGCAGGCTTCATATTGCTTACCAGTTCATTTTTTGTAGTTCCTGCTGGTCAAGTGGCCGTTGTAACTACTTTGGGTAAAGTCAGTGGAGGTGCTCGTCTACCAGGCCTAAACTTTAAAATTCCTTTTGTACAGTCAACTTATCCATTCAATGTACAAACTCAGGTAAAACCAGAAAAGTTTGAGTCCTTAACTAAGGACTTGCAGGTGATTGCGGCTACAGCGACAGTTAAATATGCCTTGAAGCCTAATGAAGCTGGACGTGTGTTTAGGACAATTTCTTACAACGATAGAGAAATTTATAATCGTATTATTAAACCTTCTTTGTTAAAAGCGCTTAAATCTGTCTTTTCTAAATATGAGCTAGTTACTATCGCTAGCTCTTGGAGTGATATTTCTGAGATAGTTGAAAAAACTGTTGCTGATGAGCTTAATAAATTTGATTATGTGGAGGTCCAGGCTCTTGACCTTACAGGTTTGGAAATAGCAGAAGAATATAGAGCTGCTATTGAGCAGAAACAGATTGCTGAGCAACAGTTATTGAGAGCACAAACTGAAGTGAAGATTGCTGAACAAGAAGCTAAGAGATATGAAACCCTTACTAGGAGCTTGGATGATCAGGTCTTATTTAAGTTGTTTTTAGATAAATGGGATGGAAAAACCCAGGTTGTTCCTGCACTTCCTGGCTCTAAGGGTGGAAGTACTCCAGTAATAGTTGGAGGTCGTAAATAGAATTCTAAGGGCATTATCAAGCAGGATAATGCCCTTAGAATTCTATTCATTGCTGAAGAATTAAACCTACTTTGATATATTTAGATTGCTTTTCTTCCATTACGTTTTTAATTGCTTTTGAATGGACATAGATCATATTAATTAATCAATTAATTAATTAATTGATATTTTTTACTTTTGTATTTCTGCAAAACTTTCTTGGAAGGCTTTTAAAGTTGCATTGATGTCATCTTCTGAATGGGCTAGTGAAGTAAAGCCTGCTTCGAATGCGCTAGGAGCTAGATAGACTCCTCTTTCCAGCATTGCACGATGCAATTTGCCAAATAGTTCAGTATTTGTTGCTTTTGCCTCTTCAAAATTTCTTACGGGTCCTTCGCATAGATAGAAACCAAACATTGCACTTATGCTGCTTCCTGTGATTGGGATTCCAGAGTCTTTCGCAGATTGGAGAATGCCCTCAAATAGTTTTTTAGTAGTTGCCTCAAGCTTTTCATAGGTACCATCTTGTCGAAGTAATTCAAGCGTTTTAATGCCAGCGGTCATGGCTAGGGGGTTGCCACTAAGTGTGCCAGCTTGATACATGGGCCCTGCTGGAGCGACCATTGACATGATTTCAGTACTACCTCCATAGGCTCCTACCGGAAGGCCTCCGCCAATAACTTTTCCCAGAGTGGTCAAATCAGGAGTAACTCCAAATCTTGCTTGTGCTCCTCCATAGCTGATCCTGAATCCGGTCATTACTTCATCGAAGACAAGAAGAGCCCCATTCTCTTTGGTGAGTTCTCTTAATCCTTCTAGAAAGCCTGGTTCAGGTGTAATGAAACCTGCATTACCGACTACAGGCTCAAGAATTACCCCTGAAATTGCGTCTGGATTTTCTGCAAACAGCTCCTTTACTGCTTCGAGATCGTTATATGGAGCTGTCAGTGTATTGGCAGTCGTACTGCGAGGAACTCCAGGAGAATCCGGAAGTCCCAGCGTGGCGACTCCTGAACCTGCTTTTACTAGAAACATATCTGCATGGCCGTGGTAACACCCTTCAAATTTGATTACCTTGTCTCTCCCTGTGTAGGCCCTCATTAGGCGAAGCACAGCCATGCATGCTTCGGTTCCACTGTTAACAAACCGCACCATCTCGACACTTGGGACGGCATCTATAACCATTTCTGCCAATTTATTTTCTAGTTGACAGGGGGCTCCAAAGCTTGTTCCTTTCTCTAATGCTTCTTGAAGTGATGCGGTTACTTCAGGATGAGCATGGCCACAAATTGCTGGCCCCCAGCTTCCTACATAGTCGATGAATCGATTGCCATCTACATCCCACGCATAGGGACCTTTGACACGATCAAAAACTATTGGCTGTCCTCCTACAGACTTGAATGCCCTAACAGGAGAACTAACACCACCAGGCATTAGCGCCTGTGCTGCGCTGAAAATGTTCTGTGAAAGGCTGGTGTTCAAGGCGTTTGTCACGGGGACCGATGCCAATGGGCTTAGAAACACAGTTCGCCATATTGGCCTAAAAGAGTCAATTTCGTCTCGATTTCCTTCGTACCTTCTATACCTCTTTTCTCAAACCTTTGTTTATTTTGGCTAAAAGATATTGGTCTGATTCTTCGATAATGGAGTTATAGAAAGGGACCTGGGCTGATTTCGAAGAGCCGTTTTTATGGTTATTCGGTATTGGAACTTTTATTAACTGTGTGACGATATTCCAATAGATCTTCACAGAGTTGAAGAGTTTGGCGGCTTGATTAGGAGATTTGCGCTGATTAATGACTGATCTTCATTCCTTTAGACAAGTTTGACCGACTAAAACTTTGTTGATTTCAATATTGGAATAGGTCATTACCCTGATCAGAGTCGTCCTCATCTAATGGAGGCCAACTAATGTCAGTTAAAACTGGTGCATGATCACTAGGTTGATCATTGCCACGTACCTTCTTATGGATTTCGCAACTCTTTGCGTTTTTAAGCAGTTCTTCGCATAGATAAATGTGATCAATTCTCCAGCCTTTGTCACGAGCCCATGCTCCGCTTCGGTAGTCCCACCAACTCCAATGATGTGTTCCAGGTTCAAATAACCTAAAAACATCTTGAAGCCTTTCACCTAAGAGGTTTTGAAGAGCACCTCTTTCAGCATCGCTGGCCATTATTCCTCCTGTTAGTCGCTCTGGACTGTGAATGTCTTTATCTTCAAGTGCGATATTGAAATCTCCTAAAATGCAAAGAGGTTCATCGCGTTTGGACTGAGCCTGGAGGTAACGTTCAAGACAATTAAGCCATTGAATTTTGTAGGTGTATTTTTCAGAGTTCAACGATGAGCCATTTGGAACATATACATTTACGACTCGAATGCCATTCACCAGTGCGCTTATAACCCGCTTTTGTTCTCCAAAATAATCAGCTTTGGAGTCACAAGGCAGTTCTCCACTAAGGCCAAGCCGAATATCCTTCAAAGGGTGGCGGCTTATTAGTGCAACTCCGTTGTAAGACTTTTGTCCATGAAAGCAAACTTGATAGCCACTTGCTTCTATCTCTGCTTTTGGAAAAAAGGGGTCCGCTACCTTTGTTTCCTGTAGACAAAGCAAGTCAGGACTAACTTCTTCTAACCAACCTTTTACTTGTGTAAGACGAGTCCGAATTGAATTAACATTCCAGGTGGCAATTTGCACTGGTTAAGATCTTCTATAGAGACCATTACCATTAAATCAATTAATACAAGGGTCATACATGAAAAAAGCATTTCTCTCTTCTTGTTTAATCTTGCGATTAAGTGCCTCCTCAGCTTTTTCAATAGTCTGCTTTTGCTTGGCCTTTATGCTTCCTTCTCTGGCTGAGTCTCTTGGGGAAAATCAACTGCCTAAAGAGAGGGAAATACACAACACGTTTTCGGGCGAAAAAAACGGAGCATTACTTGATGCAACTAATCCAATGGATTTAATAAATCGTTTACGCCGAGCTACTGCAATGGAAGACGCTACTAGTCCTTCTGATGCAATTGATGATGCTTTAAAAGCACTTGATGCTAATGAGCTAGACAATCCATGACCAGAAATAACCATTTCCCAAGGAAATTAAATATTTCGTTTAAGCCTTAGATAAAGAAAGATGACTTGGCGCTTTTGAGAGAGAACGACTTTGCGCATCAGTTAACAAATTCTTAATACAATTCTTAAACAAATTCTTAGTTCTACCAACAGAACTACTCTCTTTCTCTCTTGATGTCAAAGCAGAGATCTTGATAATGCAACCCTGAGTAATTCGCGTAGGTTGGCTAGATTGAAAGTCGGGCCAGCTATTCGCCCTTTCTTCGATGCGAGACCATCCGATTTCCTCGGTTACCGAACCCTTGCAATACCGTGCAATAGGTATTGTTAGAGCCAAATATAGGCCAAATGATCCAGATCAGATTACCCGGGGACACCTTGTAGATGCTAATGGGCTAGAGCTAGAAGCAGTTGTACTTGGTCGAGTCCTTACTTTGATGAGACGCCATATTGATTTAGATAAACCTCATCTTTGGGTGGTCTATCCAAGATGTAGAGAAGCTGATCATCTTCATTTGCAGATAGCTGGAATTTGGGAACCAAGTACACTTTGTGAAGCTAATCTTCAGAAAGATGATTCAATCAGTTTAGAGAAATCTAGTAAAATTATATGTGATGAATTACCGGAAGGTGATGACTATTTTTCTATTAGAGGAGAATTAATCTATACTAAGCCTGAGTCAGGTGATTTAGTTATAAAGGTGCGTCAAAGATCAAGACCTAATGGAAGTCGTCCTTTACCTTTTAAGCTAAACTTAAAAGGTAGTATTCCTCTAAATTGTCTTCGTAATTTTGTTAATTTAGATGTAAGAAGGCATGGAAGTCAACTTTGCTTGGAAGATCATAAGATTATTGCTCCTATGCCTACACGAGGAGGTAAAAAGCGAGGAGAGAAAAAAGCAATTGTTCGAAAAGGACCCCGTAAACCAATTCAGTGATAATGAGACTTTAGATTTAGTCTTGAACTATGGCAACTTTTTCCATTTGTTTAGTAGTTAGTCTCAAAATGCTTTTCAAAACTGGCCTTTTTAAATTAAGCAGAATAGTGTTAATTAAATATCGTTTCTATTTAGCCTGTACCAACTTTACTTTTAGAAGCAAGTAGTAATGAAATCGCTTTTTATTGATTGTCCTACAGGTATTGCTGGAGATATGCTCTTGTCAGCACTTTTAGATATTGGAATTCCCAAGAGGGTTATTGAGGAACCTCTGTTATCAATTGGTTTGGGTAAAACCTTTTCTTTAGGTATTCAAGAAGCTCGTAGTTTTGGGATTAGAGGATTAAGAACTTGTGTAGAAGGATTGCCTGTAGCGCCTTCTTCTACACGTTTGAAGAAAATAATCGAAATAGTCGAACAGGCCTCTTGGTCAAATCCACTCAAAAATAAGGTTTTAAATGTCTTTATGACACTAGGTGCAGCTGAGGCGTCAGTGCATGGAACAGCTTTGGAGGATATTCACTTGCATGAGGTTGGATCTTTAGATGCTCTTATTGAGGTGGTGTCCATATGTGCTGCAGTTGAATATTTGAACCCTTTAGAAATTTGTTGTTCGCCTCTCCCTACTGGTTCTGGATCGGTAAGTACCTCGCATGGACTCTTGCCTGTGCCTGTCCCAGTAGTTGTAGAACTAGCAAAAACTAATCAAATAAAACTCGTTACTGGTGAGGAGTATCCCAAGGGGGAGTTAACAACGCCTACTGGTCTTGCTTTGATGGTTGTATTGGCCGATAGATATTGTCAGCCAAACTCATTTGAGATAGAGGCGGTTGGCATTGGTTTAGGTAAAAGGAATTTTGATAGACCTAATTTGTTGAGAGCTTATTTATTAGACCAAATAGAACGTCCTCGCATTTTAAGTGAAAGTAACGGACTTACTTGGCAAACTTTATTTTTTCAAGAAGCTTGGATTGATGATGCTAGCCCTGAGGATATAGCTCACCTGATTAATGAGCTGCGAAAAGCTGGAGCTATTGATGTTGTTAGTCAACCTGTTCAAATGAAGAAAGGTCGTCAAGGGGTATGCATTAAAGCAATAGTTACATCAAATGATATTGATGCAGTGCGTTTAGTTTGGTTTTTAAAAAGTACGACTATTGGTCTTAGGGAGAACTTAGGTGGCAGGTGGGTTTTATCTCGTCGAAGAGGCACATGTTTAACAGCTTTCGGGAAAATAGAAGTAAAGCAGGTTCGACGCCCAGATGGATGCTTAACAATTAAGCCTGAGCATGATGAGATAGTTCGCATAAGCCTTGAAACTGGAAAGTCTCTTGAAGATGTACGTAGTCAGGTGATTCGCACATACGAGGATTTTGTTCCTAGCGAGGACTGGTCATGATATTTAATATATTGAACGTTAATTTGCGCCGTTTAAAACTATTTTTAGCTAAGGTATCTCCCCCAGGTGGTTTTCGCTTATGGATAACAATAACTAGTTTAACTTTTGTTGGATATTCGCTTTTTAGAAATAGTGAAAATTTCAACAAGATTCCTCTCGATACAATTACATTTAGTTGGATATCTTTTGGTATTGGAGTCAGCCTTCTAAGCTTAATAGTTAACGCAATTGCTTGGAGATTATTATTGTCTTGGCTGGACTATGATTCAAATAAAATTGAGCTAATACCACTTTTCCTTAGCAGCAACTTGTTGAAGTATTTACCTGGTGGTATATGGCATTTTGTTGAAAGACTTAGGGCCCTAAGGTCTCAGATGGGCTCAGGGCAAGCACTGGCTTCAGTGTTGCTTGAGCCATTGCTGATGGCAGCGGCTGCATTGCTTTGGGTCCCATTAGGAGGTTTTCAATCAGGATTGGAAGGCTTGTGTATTATCCCAGCACTATGTTTTATTAAACGTTTTAGAGATCCTCTACTTAGAAGGCTAGAAAGACTAAAGGCTAATCAGTTAGAGCAAATTTATTCTGAAATTCATTTTGGGAGTGGCATTAATAATATTAGTCTTCAGAGAAGTAATTATCCTTTCAAAGCTTTAATTGCTGAGATCCTTTTTGTCCTTTTTAGATTTCTGGGATTTTGGTGTTGCTTAAATGCTTTTTCCCTTGAGTCGGCCATTCCTTTCATGGAATGGATGGCTGCTTTTGCTTTGGCTTGGACTATTGGTTTGGTTGTGCCTGCCGCACCTGGAGGTGTAGGTGTTTTTGAGGCAGCCTTACTTATCAGAGTGGGTACTTACGTTCCAGAAGCTCCACTTTTAGCTACACTACTTTGTTATAGACTTACAGCTACAATTGCAGACTTATTTGCTGGCTTTGGTGTTCTCCTAAGGAGTAAAATTATAGCTTCAAATATAATTAATTAGTCATAAGAATTAAATCTTTAATTTTACAAATATTGATTTTTAATGTGATCGCTCTTCTTCTATATTAGTACTACTATCTAATCCTGGAATTAATGCTAACGAAGCTATCAGTCCTAGTGAAAGTATTATAAGAGAAGGCACTATTGCTTCAGGCATCCTTTCATCACTGGCATATTGAAAGATTCGCACTGAAAGGGTATCAAAATCAAAAGGCCTTAAAGTAAAACTAAGAGGCAACTCTTTCAAGGTGTCTACAAAAACCAGTAAACCTCCAACACCTAAAGGCCCTTTGAGTAGGGGTAAATGAACATCTTTAAGAACTTTTTGCCATTTACATCCAAGTCCCATAGCAGCTTCATCAAGGGTTGGTGAAATGCGTTCAAAAGCCGCGTCAAGCCCTCCTTTTGCAACGGCTAAAAATCTATCACTATACCCCCATAATAATAAAATTAAAGGAGCGAATCTCCAGGGTGGGCCTGCAAAGGGAAAAAGGCTTAAAGCAAGTACAGCCCCTGGAATGGCATACCCTATACCTGCTAGAAAAGTAAGACTTTTCATCCACTTACTTGTATTCCATCTTTTAGCAACTGACAGTAGTAAAGCTGCTAAAACAGCAAGACTGGCTGCGGCAAATCCAAGCCCAAGACTTCGTACTGTGAGGAGAAGAAGTTCTCCATCGAGCCCTCTCCCCAATTGATCAAAATTGACTGCGATCCAAGCAATTGGGACACCAAGAGTGAAGGCTGGCGGACCAATTGCAATGCTTTGAGCAAGCATTGCTCTGAGTCCTTTGAGCTTCCAACAAGGTGCTTCTCCTCCCGCAACTCCTTCTGTCCAACGGCGACTTCTACTTCTGAGGCTGCGTTCATAGGCGACAAGAATCATGACTATTAAGAGCCCGATAATTGCTAGAGCTATTGCTCCAGTTGGATTGCCATTCGTTACCCAGTTCTCAACTATGCCAGCAGAAATGCTTGGAATATTTAGAAGTTGTACAGCACCTAGCTCATTAATTACTTCCATGCTGATCAGTGCCACTCCCGCGCCAATGGCAGGTAATGCCATTGGTAGCGCTATACGTCTGAAACTGTCCCATGGACCGACGCCTAGACTTCTACATGCTTCTAGTTGTCTCCTCCCACATTTTGTAAAACTCTCTGTGCTTAGTAGGAATACATATGGGTAAGTTGTAAGTGCCATAACTAAAATCCCCCAATTCATTCCATAAATCCTTATGGAATGAATACTTCCCAGGTCTATAAGTGTTGCTGAAAGTAGATATGCTGGAGTTGCAAGCGGCAACAGTTGAGCAATCCTGAGCAATTTCCTACCAGGAAAACGGCAATTAGCTAGTAACCAACCATTTGTGGTGCCAACAAGAGCTCCAACTAGCCCAGTGAAAACAAGTAAGAATAATGTCCCCATGATTTGTCTAGGCCCGTCTACCCCAAGGCCGATGGAACCGTTTTTTAAGCCGTTGAAACCTTCTCCTAGTAGTCCAATTAAAGGCCACAAGGCAATAAAACAAACAATTACTGCAATAGCACTAAGTATTGTTCTACCTGAGTGCCCTTTGGAAGGATTCAAAACTTTTTGGCTTTTTTTCAGTGAGATTCCTGATTTCATTTAGCAAAACCTTTCCCATCATCACGAGTCACGCAAGCGTGTAGCTGACTCCTAAGTGTGGAATGGTCAAGTTGGCGACCAATTAAGACAAGTTGATTCTTCCTTTCGCTTTTCCAATCTGTGTCATCAATAGAGAATCGTTTACCTGCAAGATGGAAAATATGTCTTCGTTCGCTTTCGTTGAACCATAAAATCCCTTTCGCTCGGAATACGCCCGAAGGAAGTTGGTTGTCTAGGAAATTTTGGAATTTTCGTAAGGAGAATGGATCATTACTTTCAAAAGCCAAGGATGTGAATCCTTCGATTTCTAAATGGTCAGAGTTGTGAGTTAGCTGATGTTGTGATTCATCATGATTGTGTGAATGCTGGCAATGTCCATGTTCGTGGTCACAATCGCTGTGGTCTTGGTGTTGTTGAGTTGGGCTGATTTTTATCTGATCGGTTTCAAAAAGACCAACACTCATAAGTAGAGGTAATGAAATTTCACCCTTAATAGAGCGCAAAATCCTTGCATCTTTTTTTGTCTCTCTAAGCTGTGCTTCTATCTCTAATAGGCGACTCTCTATAACCAGATCACATTTATTTAGAAGAAGGATGTCTCCATAAATAACCTGAGCTCGAGCCACTTCGCTATCGAGAAGTTTGAGGTTGAAATTTTCAGCATCGATAAGAGTGATAATTGAATCAAGTCGCGTTAGATCTCGTAGTTCGCTGCCAAGAAATGTCATCGCCACTGGGAGAGGGTCTGCAAGACCTGTTGTTTCAACTACTAAATAATCAATCGAGTTAGGTTTTTTTAGGACTCGCTGAACTGCTTCTAGTAATTCACCATTAATCGAACAACAGATGCATCCGTTGCTTAGCTCAACCATTTCCTCACCGGTCGCAACAATCAGGTCATTGTCGATACCAATTTCTCCAAACTCATTGACTAGAACCGCAGTTTTTAACCCTTTTTGATTAGTTAAAATGTGATTTAGCAATGTTGTTTTTCCCGCACCGAGGAACCCTGTGAGAATTGTTACGGGTATCCCAAGAGAGTCCTTTGTTCCTTCATCATTATTAGAGGAATTTACTGAAGTGGTGGCGATTGATTCACTCATGGCTTGATGTGGATTAGGTTTTTTAGAGCAAGGCCTTTTGTAGGTGTTAGCTATTTTCTTTCCCCTTCAATCATTTTGTGTCAAGCATATTGATTGCCTTGGCTAGTCGAATATCGAGTTGAGTTATTCCTCCTGCATCATGAGTAGTTAATTCAATTGTCACTTTTGAGTAGACGTTAGTCCACTCTGGGTGATGATTCATTGCTTCGGAAAGCATTGCTACTTTCGTTATAAACCCAAAGGCTTCTATAAAATTTAAGAAACGCCACTCTCTTTTGAGTCGAGATTGCTGAAACTCCCATTTTGGAAGTTGTTGTTGAAGTGAAGCGAGTTCTTTTTTGTTTAATAGCTTTTCTTTCATTGCATTCCTTCTGGTGTGATGGAATCAGCTTTGTTTGTTGGATCCTGAATGCGATGATTTAATAAGTCAAAGTTAGTGTTGGTGCTATCTTTGTCTTTATTCATAACCTCAGAATTGTGTCTTTTACGAACAACTTCGTTAGGCTTCGATGCATTAGTTCTCGCAGTTAGCGTAGCGTTACTTTCAGCGAAAAAGGTAGCTTTGTCTTCTTCAACTTCTCCGATTGCATGTAAATATAACTTTCTTGAATGCCTTGAATAGCGATGCTCCCAAAGGTAGATGGCCTGCCAAGTACCTAGCACAAGCTTTTTTTCATTGATACTAAGACTCAATGAACTACAAGTAAGTGTTGTTCGTATGTGTGCTGGCATATCGTCGACACCCTCTTCATTATGTCTATATAAAGTGAATTGTCCTTGATGATTGGGCTTTCTGACGCCTTCTTCAGGTACAAGTGCCTTCATAAAAGATGAAAGATCTTCTAATACTCTTGGATCAGCATTTTCATTGATCGTGAGGCTGCAGCTTGTATGCTTTGTAAATAAAACCAAGATACCTTGGTGGAATTTATTTTTAATTATCCACTTGTTGATTTCAGAAGTTATATCTATAAACCCTTCGCCAGGGGTTTCGATTGAAAGCTCAGAGAGGATCTGTTTCACTTACAGACCATAAATTCCCATTGATTATATTTAGGCTGCTTTCATTTGCCAACACAGATTAGATTACTGATATATGAAGGTCTTTATGAATTATTCGTATTCTGATAGCATCAAATAAGCATTTAGGTGGAAGGGTTTTGAGATGAGTTGATAAATGCCGTTCTATTGAGAGAGCCTATTTTTTAGAGGGATTTTTTTTATGTTCGAACTCCAGTTCTCAAAGTTACCTTGTATTTAATATCTTAACCTTCATTGTATGACTTCTCTTTGCTACGTGAAATTAGATGTCAAGGACAATAAAAAATGTTGATGGGAACTTAATCAGTTGAGTAGAGATCAAGAGGTAGTTATTTCTGATCTAAGAGTTAAAAGAAGTTGCTCGGAGGCCAAACTATATCTGTAAAATTCC comes from Prochlorococcus sp. MIT 1307 and encodes:
- a CDS encoding prohibitin family protein; its protein translation is MTTPFRNITPSGPGGNAAVLLILSFAGFILLTSSFFVVPAGQVAVVTTLGKVSGGARLPGLNFKIPFVQSTYPFNVQTQVKPEKFESLTKDLQVIAATATVKYALKPNEAGRVFRTISYNDREIYNRIIKPSLLKALKSVFSKYELVTIASSWSDISEIVEKTVADELNKFDYVEVQALDLTGLEIAEEYRAAIEQKQIAEQQLLRAQTEVKIAEQEAKRYETLTRSLDDQVLFKLFLDKWDGKTQVVPALPGSKGGSTPVIVGGRK
- the hemL gene encoding glutamate-1-semialdehyde 2,1-aminomutase produces the protein MNTSLSQNIFSAAQALMPGGVSSPVRAFKSVGGQPIVFDRVKGPYAWDVDGNRFIDYVGSWGPAICGHAHPEVTASLQEALEKGTSFGAPCQLENKLAEMVIDAVPSVEMVRFVNSGTEACMAVLRLMRAYTGRDKVIKFEGCYHGHADMFLVKAGSGVATLGLPDSPGVPRSTTANTLTAPYNDLEAVKELFAENPDAISGVILEPVVGNAGFITPEPGFLEGLRELTKENGALLVFDEVMTGFRISYGGAQARFGVTPDLTTLGKVIGGGLPVGAYGGSTEIMSMVAPAGPMYQAGTLSGNPLAMTAGIKTLELLRQDGTYEKLEATTKKLFEGILQSAKDSGIPITGSSISAMFGFYLCEGPVRNFEEAKATNTELFGKLHRAMLERGVYLAPSAFEAGFTSLAHSEDDINATLKAFQESFAEIQK
- the xth gene encoding exodeoxyribonuclease III, which encodes MQIATWNVNSIRTRLTQVKGWLEEVSPDLLCLQETKVADPFFPKAEIEASGYQVCFHGQKSYNGVALISRHPLKDIRLGLSGELPCDSKADYFGEQKRVISALVNGIRVVNVYVPNGSSLNSEKYTYKIQWLNCLERYLQAQSKRDEPLCILGDFNIALEDKDIHSPERLTGGIMASDAERGALQNLLGERLQDVFRLFEPGTHHWSWWDYRSGAWARDKGWRIDHIYLCEELLKNAKSCEIHKKVRGNDQPSDHAPVLTDISWPPLDEDDSDQGNDLFQY
- the larC gene encoding nickel pincer cofactor biosynthesis protein LarC, which produces MKSLFIDCPTGIAGDMLLSALLDIGIPKRVIEEPLLSIGLGKTFSLGIQEARSFGIRGLRTCVEGLPVAPSSTRLKKIIEIVEQASWSNPLKNKVLNVFMTLGAAEASVHGTALEDIHLHEVGSLDALIEVVSICAAVEYLNPLEICCSPLPTGSGSVSTSHGLLPVPVPVVVELAKTNQIKLVTGEEYPKGELTTPTGLALMVVLADRYCQPNSFEIEAVGIGLGKRNFDRPNLLRAYLLDQIERPRILSESNGLTWQTLFFQEAWIDDASPEDIAHLINELRKAGAIDVVSQPVQMKKGRQGVCIKAIVTSNDIDAVRLVWFLKSTTIGLRENLGGRWVLSRRRGTCLTAFGKIEVKQVRRPDGCLTIKPEHDEIVRISLETGKSLEDVRSQVIRTYEDFVPSEDWS
- a CDS encoding lysylphosphatidylglycerol synthase domain-containing protein, which encodes MNVNLRRLKLFLAKVSPPGGFRLWITITSLTFVGYSLFRNSENFNKIPLDTITFSWISFGIGVSLLSLIVNAIAWRLLLSWLDYDSNKIELIPLFLSSNLLKYLPGGIWHFVERLRALRSQMGSGQALASVLLEPLLMAAAALLWVPLGGFQSGLEGLCIIPALCFIKRFRDPLLRRLERLKANQLEQIYSEIHFGSGINNISLQRSNYPFKALIAEILFVLFRFLGFWCCLNAFSLESAIPFMEWMAAFALAWTIGLVVPAAPGGVGVFEAALLIRVGTYVPEAPLLATLLCYRLTATIADLFAGFGVLLRSKIIASNIIN
- a CDS encoding iron ABC transporter permease, giving the protein MKSGISLKKSQKVLNPSKGHSGRTILSAIAVIVCFIALWPLIGLLGEGFNGLKNGSIGLGVDGPRQIMGTLFLLVFTGLVGALVGTTNGWLLANCRFPGRKLLRIAQLLPLATPAYLLSATLIDLGSIHSIRIYGMNWGILVMALTTYPYVFLLSTESFTKCGRRQLEACRSLGVGPWDSFRRIALPMALPAIGAGVALISMEVINELGAVQLLNIPSISAGIVENWVTNGNPTGAIALAIIGLLIVMILVAYERSLRSRSRRWTEGVAGGEAPCWKLKGLRAMLAQSIAIGPPAFTLGVPIAWIAVNFDQLGRGLDGELLLLTVRSLGLGFAAASLAVLAALLLSVAKRWNTSKWMKSLTFLAGIGYAIPGAVLALSLFPFAGPPWRFAPLILLLWGYSDRFLAVAKGGLDAAFERISPTLDEAAMGLGCKWQKVLKDVHLPLLKGPLGVGGLLVFVDTLKELPLSFTLRPFDFDTLSVRIFQYASDERMPEAIVPSLIILSLGLIASLALIPGLDSSTNIEEERSH
- a CDS encoding GTP-binding protein: MSESIATTSVNSSNNDEGTKDSLGIPVTILTGFLGAGKTTLLNHILTNQKGLKTAVLVNEFGEIGIDNDLIVATGEEMVELSNGCICCSINGELLEAVQRVLKKPNSIDYLVVETTGLADPLPVAMTFLGSELRDLTRLDSIITLIDAENFNLKLLDSEVARAQVIYGDILLLNKCDLVIESRLLEIEAQLRETKKDARILRSIKGEISLPLLMSVGLFETDQIKISPTQQHQDHSDCDHEHGHCQHSHNHDESQHQLTHNSDHLEIEGFTSLAFESNDPFSLRKFQNFLDNQLPSGVFRAKGILWFNESERRHIFHLAGKRFSIDDTDWKSERKNQLVLIGRQLDHSTLRSQLHACVTRDDGKGFAK
- a CDS encoding 4a-hydroxytetrahydrobiopterin dehydratase; protein product: MKEKLLNKKELASLQQQLPKWEFQQSRLKREWRFLNFIEAFGFITKVAMLSEAMNHHPEWTNVYSKVTIELTTHDAGGITQLDIRLAKAINMLDTK
- a CDS encoding secondary thiamine-phosphate synthase enzyme YjbQ; amino-acid sequence: MKQILSELSIETPGEGFIDITSEINKWIIKNKFHQGILVLFTKHTSCSLTINENADPRVLEDLSSFMKALVPEEGVRKPNHQGQFTLYRHNEEGVDDMPAHIRTTLTCSSLSLSINEKKLVLGTWQAIYLWEHRYSRHSRKLYLHAIGEVEEDKATFFAESNATLTARTNASKPNEVVRKRHNSEVMNKDKDSTNTNFDLLNHRIQDPTNKADSITPEGMQ